In Musa acuminata AAA Group cultivar baxijiao chromosome BXJ2-3, Cavendish_Baxijiao_AAA, whole genome shotgun sequence, the following proteins share a genomic window:
- the LOC135607813 gene encoding E3 ubiquitin-protein ligase XB3-like: MGQRLSCAGSSYDRDFFTAVQAGHLETVRSAVDEDPSLLRRTTVYDRLSALHIAAANGHVEILSMLLEKYANPDIVNRHKQTPLMLAAIHGKIACVQKLLEAGANILMFDSINGRTCLHHAAYYGHSNCLQAILSAAPILVADSWGFARFVNVGDDNGATPLHLAARQRRPECVHILLDNGALVCVSTGGYGHPGSTPLHLAARGGSLDCVRELLAWGADRLQRDSSGQIPYVVALKRNHGACAALLNPSAAEPLVWPSPLKFISELDPDAKALLEAALMEANKEREKKILKGTKYLVLSPANSDEVVDDMSEASDSDLCSICFHQVCTIEVRDCGHQMCAHCTLSLCCHNKPNPTTLSVPSPSCPFCRCNISRLVVSKTKAADEGDNATNSMLRRSRRSRNFSGGSGSFKGLTLAIGSFGRMGRGSGRIMDSDDTVDKP, encoded by the exons ATGGGCCAGCGGCTGAGCTGCGCCGGATCGAGCTACGACCGTGACTTCTTCACCGCCGTCCAAGCGGGCCACTTGGAGACGGTGCGCAGCGCCGTCGACGAAGATCCCTCGCTGCTCCGGCGCACTACCGTCTACGATCGCCTCTCCGCTCTCCACATCGCCGCCGCCAATGGGCACGTCGAG ATTTTGTCCATGTTGCTGGAAAAATATGCGAACCCTGACATCGTTAATCGACATAAACAG ACTCCGCTGATGCTGGCCGCGATTCACGGGAAGATTGCCTGCGTGCAAAAGCTGCTCGAGGCCGGAGCAAAT ATCCTGATGTTTGATTCGATAAATGGAAGAACTTGTCTTCATCATGCTGCTTATTATGGCCATTCGAATTGTCTGCAAGCCATTCTATCAGCCGCCCCCATTTTGGTTGCTGATTCTTG GGGATTTGCTCGGTTTGTAAATGTCGGAGATGACAACGGAGCGACGCCTCTACATCTTGCAGCAAGGCAACGACGGCCCGAGTGTGTTCACATTCTCTTGGACAATGGAGCTCTTGTTTGTGTTTCAACCGGCGGATATGG TCATCCTGGGAGCACCCCTTTGCACTTGGCCGCTCGTGGAGGGAGTTTGGATTGCGTACGTGAGTTGCTTGCATGGGGAGCTGACAGGCTTCAGAGGGATTCATCTGG TCAAATACCATATGTTGTAGCTCTGAAGCGAAACCATGGAGCATGTGCAGCTCTACTAAACCCATCAGCAGCTGAGCCTCTGGTTTGGCCTTCTCCATTGAAGTTCATCAGTGAACTTGATCCAGATGCAAAGGCTTTGCTAGAGGCAGCTCTGATGGAGGCTAACaaggaaagagagaagaagatccTAAAGGGAACAAAATATTTGGTGCTATCTCCTGCCAATTCAGATGAAGTAGTTGATGATATGTCTGAg GCAAGTGATTCCGACCTTTGTTCCATCTGCTTCCACCAAGTCTGCACCATCGAGGTCCGAGACTGTGGGCACCAGATGTGCGCTCACTGCACGTTGTCTCTGTGCTGCCACAACAAGCCCAACCCAACAACCTTGTCCGTGCCTTCACCATCTTGCCCCTTCTGCCGCTGCAACATTTCTAGATTGGTGGTTTCCAAGACAAAGGCCGCAGACGAGGGGGACAATGCCACCAACTCCATGCTAAGGAGGTCTAGGAGGTCTCGGAACTTCAGTGGTGGAAGTGGCAGCTTCAAAGGTCTGACTTTGGCTATCGGATCATTCGGTAGGATGGGTCGTGGCTCTGGGCGCATAATGGATAGCGACGATACTGT
- the LOC103974617 gene encoding THO complex subunit 4A has translation MSSGLDMSLDDIIKNNKKSAAGGRGRGRGSGTGPARRVPNRSANRSAPYSFGKAPDSAWQHDIYAAPMGGFPAPAARASSIETGTKLYISNLEYGVSNEDIKELFSEVGDLKRYSVNYDRSGRSKGTAEVVFSRRADALAAVKRYNNVLLDGKPMQIEIIGINIPTPAAVPQFSNGVSGNPNGAPKRTGPGRVSAGWPRGGGRGRGKGRGQGRGRGEPVSAAALDADLDKYHEEAMQTN, from the exons ATGTCGAGCGGTTTGGACATGTCTCTCGATGACATCATCAAGAACAACAAGAAGTCCGCCGCGGGGGGCCGCGGCCGGGGCCGTGGTTCGGGCACTGGACCCGCCCGCCGCGTCCCCAACCGGTCGGCGAACCGATCCGCCCCATACTCCTTCGGGAAG GCTCCCGACTCGGCGTGGCAGCATGACATTTATGCGGCTCCGATGGGCGGCTTCCCTGCTCCTGCGGCTCGGGCTTCCTCTATAGAGACCGGCACCAAACTCTATATTTCCAACTTGGAATACGGTGTCTCGAACGAGGACATCAAG GAGCTCTTTTCAGAGGTTGGTGATCTGAAGCGCTATTCAGTAAATTATGATAGAAGCGGAAGATCTAAG ggAACGGCTGAGGTGGTCTTCTCAAGGCGGGCTGATGCTTTAGCAGCTGTGAAGAGATACAACAATGTGCTGCTTGATGGAAAACCAATGCAAATAGAAATTATCGGAATTAATATTCCAACACCAGCTGCCGTGCCTCAGTTCTCTAATGGTGTCTCCGGAAATCCTAACGGTGCTCCCAAAAG AACTGGACCAGGAAGGGTTTCTGCAGGATGGCCACGAGGTGGTGGTCGTGGAAGGGGGAAAGGTCGTGGCCAAGGTAGAGGCCGTGGTGAACCAGTATCTGCTGCAGCACTTGATGCTGATTTGGACAAGTATCATGAAGAAGCAATGCAAACTAACTGA
- the LOC135607815 gene encoding histone H2A, with translation MEGGGSKVKKGAAGRRGGGPKKKPVSRSVKAGLQFPVGRIGRFLKKGRYAQRVGAGAPVYLAAVLEYLAAEVLELAGNAARDNKKNRIIPRHVLLAIRNDEELGKLLAGVTIAHGGVLPNINPVLLPKKTDKGGKEPKSPSKATKSPKKD, from the exons ATGGAAGGCGGAGGGAGCAAGGTGAAGAAGGGAGCCGCTGGCCGGAGGGGTGGTGGCCCCAAGAAGAAGCCCGTCTCACGGTCCGTCAAGGCCGGCCTCCAGTTCCCCGTCGGTCGCATCGGCCGCTTCCTCAAGAAGGGCCGGTACGCCCAGCGCGTCGGCGCCGGCGCTCCCGTCTACCTCGCCGCCGTGCTCGAATACCTGGCAGCCGAG GTCTTGGAGTTGGCCGGGAATGCGGCGCGTGACAACAAGAAGAACCGGATCATACCGAGGCACGTCTTGCTTGCCATCAGGAACGACGAGGAGCTCGGGAAGCTTCTCGCTGGGGTGACCATCGCGCACGGAGGGGTTCTGCCCAACATTAACCCTGTTCTTCTGCCGAAGAAGACTGACAAGGGTGGCAAGGAGCCCAAGTCGCCATCGAAGGCCACCAAGTCACCGAAGAAAGACTAG
- the LOC135607817 gene encoding soluble inorganic pyrophosphatase 4-like produces MAPSLEIPIIYSDLQLSWPPLNERILSSMCRRSVAAHPWHDLDIGPEAPMIFNCVVEIGRGSKVKYELDKRTGLIKVFLVFYSVACFLFSAVNIIFVSSVQGDRVLHSSVVYPRNYGFIPHTLCEDSDPIDVLVIMQLCGTSEPVIPGCFIRAKAIGLMPMIDQVWLG; encoded by the exons ATGGCTCCGTCTCTGGAGATACCAATCATCTATTCGGACTTGCAACTTTCATGGCCACCTCTCAATGAAAGGATTCTTTCATCCATGTGCAGAAGGTCTGTTGCAGCACATCCTTGGCATGATCTTGACATAG GTCCTGAAGCTCCTATGATATTTAACTGT GTGGTAGAAATAGGAAGGGGGAGCAAAGTGAAATATGAACTTGACAAGAGAACTGGGCTGATAAAGgtattcttggtattttactctgTTGCTTGCTTTCTGTTTTCTGCTGTGAATATCATATTTGTTTCTTCTGTACAAGGAGATCGTGTGCTTCACTCATCAGTGGTGTACCCTCGTAATTATGGCTTCATCCCACACACCCTTTGTGAAGATAGTGATCCAATTGATGTTTTAGTTATCATGCAGTTATGTGGCACTTCA GAACCAGTAATTCCAGGATGTTTTATTCGAGCTAAAGCCATAGGTCTGATGCCTATGATTGATCAGGTCTGGCTTGGTTAG